In Vreelandella piezotolerans, one genomic interval encodes:
- the secE gene encoding preprotein translocase subunit SecE — protein MKPSSVKHGEEVQQTRHDGLKWAAVVALLVVAVVGNTYFTDVGLLYRVLGVVVLCALAGLIALTTTKGRDLVELAISAKKEIQRVVWPTRPETIQTTAIVLVAVLVVGLMLWLIDTLLGWAMSGVIG, from the coding sequence ATGAAGCCTAGTTCCGTAAAACATGGCGAAGAGGTGCAACAGACGCGCCATGACGGGCTCAAGTGGGCGGCGGTTGTGGCGCTGCTTGTCGTTGCAGTCGTTGGTAATACCTATTTCACCGATGTTGGCCTGCTCTACCGCGTCTTAGGTGTGGTGGTGTTGTGTGCGCTTGCGGGTTTGATCGCCTTAACAACCACCAAAGGCCGTGACTTGGTTGAGCTTGCCATCAGCGCCAAGAAAGAGATTCAGCGCGTTGTATGGCCGACCCGTCCTGAAACCATCCAAACCACGGCGATCGTGCTAGTGGCTGTGCTGGTGGTGGGTCTGATGCTGTGGTTGATCGATACTCTTCTTGGCTGGGCGATGTCCGGCGTCATTGGTTAG
- the nusG gene encoding transcription termination/antitermination protein NusG, whose translation MSKRWYVVHAYSGFEKHVMRSLIERVKMYGMEDRFGEILVPTEEVVEMRDGKRRKSERKFYPGYVLVEMEMVDETWHLVNETPRVMGFIGGTKEKPAAITSREAEAILRRVKDGTDKPRPKTMFEPGQSVRVIDGPFADFNGVVEEVNYDKSRLQVSVLIFGRATPVELEFSQVEKE comes from the coding sequence ATGTCCAAACGTTGGTACGTCGTCCACGCTTATTCCGGCTTCGAAAAGCATGTCATGCGCTCGCTTATCGAGCGTGTGAAGATGTACGGCATGGAAGATCGCTTTGGCGAGATCCTGGTGCCGACGGAAGAAGTGGTTGAGATGCGTGACGGTAAGCGCCGCAAGAGTGAGCGCAAGTTCTATCCGGGCTACGTGTTAGTCGAGATGGAAATGGTGGATGAAACTTGGCACCTGGTGAATGAAACGCCGCGTGTCATGGGGTTCATTGGCGGCACCAAAGAGAAGCCCGCCGCGATTACCAGTCGCGAGGCGGAAGCCATTCTGCGTCGTGTGAAAGACGGCACCGACAAGCCGCGACCCAAAACCATGTTCGAGCCGGGTCAGTCCGTTCGTGTCATCGATGGTCCGTTTGCTGACTTCAACGGTGTCGTTGAAGAGGTGAACTACGACAAGAGCCGCCTGCAGGTCAGCGTGCTGATCTTTGGGCGTGCAACGCCTGTTGAGCTCGAGTTCTCGCAGGTAGAAAAAGAGTAA
- the rplK gene encoding 50S ribosomal protein L11: MAKKVQAYIKLQVAAGKANPSPPVGPALGQHGVNIMEFCKAFNAATQEIEPGLPTPVVITVYSDRSFTFVTKTPPAAVLLKKAAGIKSGSGEPNKKKVGTVTREQLEEIAKTKEPDMTAADLDAAVRTIAGSARSMGLNVEGL; the protein is encoded by the coding sequence ATGGCCAAGAAAGTACAGGCTTATATCAAACTGCAGGTTGCTGCAGGTAAAGCCAACCCGAGTCCGCCCGTAGGCCCCGCGCTGGGTCAGCATGGCGTGAACATCATGGAATTCTGTAAGGCGTTCAACGCTGCGACTCAAGAAATTGAGCCGGGCCTGCCGACGCCTGTCGTGATTACTGTCTACTCTGACCGTAGCTTCACGTTCGTCACCAAAACACCGCCGGCCGCCGTTCTGCTCAAGAAAGCGGCTGGCATCAAGTCCGGTTCTGGTGAGCCGAACAAGAAGAAAGTCGGTACCGTGACTCGCGAGCAGCTCGAAGAGATCGCCAAGACCAAAGAGCCGGATATGACGGCTGCTGATCTCGACGCCGCGGTGCGCACCATCGCTGGTAGCGCTCGTAGCATGGGCTTAAACGTGGAGGGTCTCTGA
- the rplA gene encoding 50S ribosomal protein L1, whose translation MAKLSKRAKVIREKVDPNKAYSLEEAVALLSELSTVKFKESLDVAINLGVDPRKSDQVVRGATVMPNGTGKDVRVAVFTQGANADAAKEAGADIVGMDDLAEQVKKGQMDFDVVIASPDAMRVVGQLGQILGPRGLMPNPKVGTVTPDVATAVKNAKAGQVRFRTDKNGIIHTTLGKVDFDAASVQGNLEALVADLKKLKPSSSKGIYFKKITLSTTMGPGLTIDHSALV comes from the coding sequence ATGGCTAAATTGTCTAAGCGCGCGAAAGTCATTCGCGAGAAAGTAGACCCGAACAAAGCGTACTCTCTGGAAGAAGCCGTTGCGCTACTTTCCGAGCTGTCGACTGTCAAGTTCAAAGAGTCTCTGGATGTGGCGATCAACCTGGGTGTTGATCCGCGTAAATCCGATCAGGTCGTACGTGGCGCTACCGTCATGCCTAACGGTACTGGTAAAGACGTTCGCGTAGCCGTCTTCACCCAAGGTGCCAATGCTGATGCGGCTAAAGAAGCCGGTGCTGACATCGTGGGTATGGACGATCTGGCTGAGCAAGTCAAAAAAGGCCAAATGGACTTCGACGTGGTCATCGCCTCTCCGGATGCGATGCGCGTTGTCGGTCAGTTGGGCCAAATTCTTGGTCCGCGTGGCCTGATGCCGAACCCGAAAGTAGGCACCGTGACGCCTGACGTGGCGACGGCGGTCAAAAATGCCAAAGCGGGTCAGGTGCGTTTCCGTACCGATAAGAACGGCATCATCCACACGACCCTAGGTAAAGTGGATTTTGACGCGGCGTCCGTTCAGGGCAACTTGGAAGCACTGGTAGCTGACCTGAAGAAGCTCAAGCCGAGCTCCTCCAAAGGCATCTACTTTAAGAAAATTACCCTGTCCACTACCATGGGCCCGGGTTTGACCATCGACCACTCTGCGCTGGTATAA
- the rplJ gene encoding 50S ribosomal protein L10 yields the protein MPLALEGKKAIVAEVSEAAKGALSVVVADSRGVTVSKMTDLRKQARENGVELRVVRNTLARRALEGTQWECLNESFVGPTLLAFSTEHPGAAARLFKDFAKDEKNFEVKALAYEGELIPAADIDRLATLPTYDEAIAKLMSVMKEASAGKLVRTLAALRDQKQEAEAA from the coding sequence GTGCCACTAGCACTTGAAGGCAAGAAAGCGATTGTTGCCGAGGTCAGTGAAGCGGCCAAGGGCGCACTCTCCGTCGTAGTTGCCGATTCTCGTGGCGTTACGGTCAGCAAAATGACCGATCTGCGTAAGCAGGCCCGCGAGAACGGTGTAGAGCTTCGCGTTGTTCGTAACACGCTGGCTCGCCGCGCACTCGAAGGCACTCAGTGGGAGTGCCTGAACGAGAGCTTTGTTGGTCCTACTCTGCTGGCTTTCTCTACTGAGCATCCGGGCGCTGCCGCTCGTCTGTTCAAGGATTTCGCCAAAGATGAGAAGAACTTCGAAGTCAAAGCGTTGGCCTACGAAGGTGAGCTGATTCCGGCTGCTGACATCGATCGTCTAGCAACCCTGCCGACCTACGACGAGGCGATTGCCAAGTTGATGTCGGTCATGAAAGAAGCCTCCGCTGGCAAGCTGGTTCGTACTCTGGCCGCACTGCGCGACCAAAAGCAAGAAGCCGAAGCTGCCTAA
- the rplL gene encoding 50S ribosomal protein L7/L12, producing MALTKDDIINAVADMSVMEVVELIEAMEEKFGVSAAAAVMAGPAAGGEAAAEEQTEFDLVLASAGDKKVNVIKAVREITGLGLKEAKGAVDGAPATIKEAMSKEDAEAAKKKLEEAGATVELK from the coding sequence ATGGCACTGACCAAAGACGATATCATCAATGCTGTAGCCGACATGTCCGTCATGGAAGTTGTCGAGCTGATCGAAGCGATGGAAGAGAAGTTCGGCGTTTCTGCAGCGGCGGCCGTGATGGCTGGTCCGGCTGCTGGCGGCGAAGCAGCTGCTGAAGAGCAGACTGAATTTGACCTGGTACTGGCATCTGCTGGTGACAAGAAAGTTAACGTCATCAAAGCCGTTCGTGAAATCACCGGTCTTGGCCTGAAAGAAGCCAAGGGTGCCGTTGACGGCGCGCCGGCGACCATCAAAGAAGCCATGTCTAAAGAAGACGCTGAAGCCGCTAAGAAGAAGCTGGAAGAAGCGGGCGCAACCGTCGAGCTCAAGTAA